A genomic region of Clostridia bacterium contains the following coding sequences:
- a CDS encoding spore coat protein: MNISLNDKQINVLKEQKEHEQICIQKYLNYANQTQNQELKDLFNSYASQEQNHYDTINQILNGDFQGMPNSSQQQQPQPIQNNNSSLQSAMSGVNDAELCKDMLMTEKFVSGTYNDAVFDFTNTNIAQALQHIQKEEQQHGEGIANFMANNGMAQPE, translated from the coding sequence GAACATTTCATTGAATGATAAACAAATAAATGTGCTCAAAGAACAAAAAGAACATGAACAAATTTGCATTCAGAAATATTTAAACTATGCAAATCAAACACAAAATCAAGAATTAAAAGACCTTTTTAACTCATATGCTTCACAGGAACAAAATCACTATGATACCATAAACCAAATTTTAAACGGCGATTTCCAGGGAATGCCAAACAGCAGTCAACAGCAACAACCTCAACCGATACAGAATAATAACTCATCGCTGCAGTCAGCCATGAGTGGGGTAAACGATGCAGAATTATGCAAGGACATGCTCATGACGGAGAAGTTTGTATCCGGAACCTATAACGATGCTGTTTTTGATTTTACAAACACCAATATAGCTCAGGCTCTTCAACACATACAAAAAGAGGAACAACAACACGGGGAAGGAATAGCAAATTTTATGGCAAATAACGGCATGGCTCAACCAGAATAA